Proteins from a single region of Candidatus Brocadiia bacterium:
- a CDS encoding DEAD/DEAH box helicase family protein, giving the protein MPTYNPLKFQKIAIDILNEAFLRLCKKTERQLPLVFKSPTGSGKTLTIAHFIRGLNHLPQWNEDKAFIWITFSDDLAMQSKDKFKEYFENNLENNLLTVNDINRGKLYGNDILFLNWQKIVSKSAESRVLRRPDEDDMHDMHKESGSYFEDVIDGTKEDKREIILVVDEAHAYKGTELAQNIIDYIDPKIIVHITATPSDKDVVNAATLESFVQVDRQGVVKEGLIKEKIIVQTEEDLLKLKGKDLDKGLLQLGIKKREQIKKELKVLGKNINPLMLIQLPNDDKELITIGDQTKEEVVCQYLTEQGIKRPQIAKWFDGKKENLDFISDNDNDVDFMLFKEAAGTGWDCPRACVLVMFREIKSDKFYTQTVGRILRMPEPNLKEDYKNNPNLRIGYLFTNYRRNQVQIPDQSSNNKPYTQHAYIRENIKNIKLESAYISRIDYGDIPASFKFQESFSNSMNKSFGITKDDILGRARKKLEKAGVDLDDKLTNFIIANAKFEDFDQLAFDFRKKGIDVELEMSTNDVEKTFNYLCYQLLKEQTDEEAKYTNIARSWSVLKSAIRIWFKSALNDDSNYYYRIFVKDILKGASSKFRPEITKSLIDFKPIAQQILKEKKKRQEEKETPIFEVKERYDFTDDYEEVSQKLYVLDKLFVLKSYKGKENEINFINYFDEKSKHIDWWFKNGNQGKDYFAIKYFNNIDNKDDLFYPDWIIRFKSGKIGIFDTKKGQTATEQETKDKAKYLAIKLKELSKNHIGGIAVFENGVWYYNDSEDYLYQKGKISQDKNWKPFEDLFKDKK; this is encoded by the coding sequence ATGCCAACTTATAATCCGTTAAAATTTCAAAAAATAGCGATTGACATCTTAAATGAAGCATTCTTGAGGCTTTGTAAAAAAACAGAAAGGCAACTCCCTCTCGTTTTTAAATCGCCTACTGGAAGCGGCAAAACCCTAACAATCGCCCATTTTATTCGAGGGCTTAACCATTTACCACAATGGAACGAAGATAAGGCTTTTATTTGGATTACTTTTAGCGACGATTTGGCAATGCAGAGTAAAGATAAATTTAAAGAATATTTTGAAAATAACTTAGAGAATAATCTTCTAACCGTAAATGACATAAACAGAGGTAAGCTTTACGGGAACGACATTTTATTCCTGAATTGGCAAAAAATTGTTTCAAAATCAGCGGAAAGCAGAGTTTTAAGAAGGCCAGACGAAGACGATATGCACGATATGCACAAAGAAAGCGGAAGTTATTTTGAGGATGTTATTGATGGCACAAAAGAAGACAAAAGGGAAATTATTTTAGTAGTAGATGAGGCACATGCTTATAAGGGAACAGAATTAGCACAAAACATTATTGATTATATTGACCCTAAAATCATTGTTCATATTACCGCTACGCCATCAGATAAAGATGTTGTCAATGCGGCTACTCTTGAAAGTTTTGTGCAAGTAGATAGACAAGGAGTTGTTAAGGAAGGATTAATTAAAGAAAAAATAATCGTTCAGACAGAAGAAGACTTACTGAAGTTAAAGGGCAAGGATTTAGATAAGGGGCTTTTACAGTTAGGGATAAAAAAACGAGAGCAAATTAAAAAAGAGCTGAAAGTTTTAGGTAAAAATATAAATCCACTAATGTTAATTCAGTTACCCAACGATGATAAGGAGCTTATTACCATCGGTGATCAAACAAAAGAAGAGGTGGTTTGCCAGTATTTAACCGAACAAGGTATAAAAAGACCACAGATTGCCAAATGGTTTGATGGCAAAAAAGAAAATTTAGATTTCATTTCTGATAACGATAATGACGTCGATTTTATGCTATTTAAAGAAGCGGCTGGAACTGGCTGGGATTGCCCACGCGCTTGCGTTTTAGTGATGTTTAGAGAAATAAAATCAGATAAATTCTACACCCAAACGGTTGGCAGGATTTTAAGAATGCCGGAGCCAAACTTAAAGGAAGATTATAAAAATAATCCTAATTTAAGAATCGGGTATTTGTTTACGAATTACCGCAGGAATCAGGTGCAAATACCAGACCAGTCAAGTAATAACAAGCCTTATACTCAGCACGCATATATAAGGGAAAATATAAAAAATATTAAATTGGAATCTGCTTATATATCTCGCATTGATTATGGCGATATCCCAGCGTCTTTTAAATTTCAGGAAAGTTTTAGTAATTCTATGAATAAATCTTTTGGTATTACAAAAGATGATATTTTAGGAAGAGCAAGAAAGAAATTAGAAAAAGCAGGGGTTGATTTAGATGACAAATTAACCAACTTTATTATTGCCAATGCTAAGTTTGAAGATTTTGACCAATTAGCTTTTGACTTTAGGAAAAAGGGTATTGATGTAGAATTAGAAATGTCCACCAACGATGTGGAGAAAACCTTTAACTATCTTTGCTATCAACTTCTAAAAGAACAAACAGATGAGGAAGCAAAATATACAAATATTGCCCGTTCTTGGAGTGTATTAAAATCGGCTATTAGAATATGGTTTAAATCAGCTTTAAATGATGACAGTAATTACTACTACCGTATTTTTGTGAAAGACATCCTAAAAGGGGCAAGTAGTAAATTCAGACCAGAAATAACTAAATCTTTAATTGACTTTAAACCAATTGCACAGCAGATATTGAAAGAAAAGAAGAAACGACAAGAAGAAAAAGAGACACCTATTTTTGAAGTTAAAGAAAGGTATGATTTTACTGATGATTACGAAGAAGTATCCCAGAAACTTTATGTATTAGATAAGTTGTTTGTTCTAAAATCTTATAAAGGCAAGGAGAACGAAATAAACTTTATAAATTATTTTGATGAAAAGAGCAAACACATTGACTGGTGGTTTAAAAATGGAAATCAGGGCAAAGACTATTTTGCGATAAAATATTTCAACAATATAGATAACAAAGATGATTTATTCTACCCTGACTGGATTATCCGTTTTAAGAGTGGTAAAATAGGTATTTTTGACACTAAAAAGGGGCAAACAGCTACTGAGCAAGAAACCAAAGATAAGGCAAAGTATTTAGCTATCAAACTAAAAGAATTAAGTAAGAATCATATAGGAGGAATTGCAGTTTTTGAAAATGGGGTTTGGTATTATAATGACTCGGAAGATTACTTGTATCAAAAGGGTAAAATAAGCCAAGATAAAAATTGGAAGCCATTTGAGGATTTATTTAAAGATAAAAAATGA
- a CDS encoding site-specific DNA-methyltransferase, translating to MSHTDPKDNQILKLQKENERLKKQLTKFSKEIYGLFWFDVPEAFEDDIENKLPILEEVPKLAIKSKDDKPTHILIDGDNYHVLTCLNYTHKGKIDVIYIDPPYNTGSDGFKYKDKRILDKYPDGTEVPIDHPLRHSYWLSFIRKRLELSKTLLSKDGFLSVSIDDNEYAQLKLLLDSIFQENVKTIVVKMSEASGLKMASIKKAGSIPKYKEYLLIAKPFGVKNLSFEPIAKEKWDNEYNIFIDNFSKEKRDIIAEISTKVNIIDADIKMVDKILAEIELKTLSAKIDEIGIKNKKEVEFWRLQNAWRICRTAAGDSVKQLADKKRRTVKQTIFSVISKRDKVLYIVKADYPENSKKPRVQILFADDYLNVHPGDLWTDIKTTGLEAEGGIDFKNGKKPLQLLKRIIAANKNKNAIILDFFAGSGTTGEAVMELNEIDKGRRQFILVNNNDEVINGNRHRIMTDVCYPRIKNVINGYNNKKALGNSIKYYKTNFVGKNNILSANDKDKIELAYNAGAMLAIAENTLEEVEKNGYYQLFENEERYTAVYFREELDKFDFFVTKVSELKKPVVIYVFSWEKELEFSEFENNKNIAVKTIPQPILEIYKQIYNLT from the coding sequence ATGTCCCACACAGACCCGAAAGACAATCAAATATTAAAACTCCAAAAAGAAAATGAAAGGCTAAAAAAACAGCTGACTAAATTTTCGAAAGAAATATATGGCTTATTTTGGTTTGACGTGCCAGAGGCTTTTGAAGATGATATTGAAAATAAGCTTCCGATTTTAGAAGAAGTGCCAAAATTAGCCATAAAAAGTAAGGATGATAAACCTACCCATATTTTAATTGATGGTGATAATTATCACGTCCTAACTTGCCTGAACTATACGCATAAAGGAAAAATAGATGTTATATACATTGACCCGCCTTATAATACTGGTTCTGATGGCTTTAAATATAAAGATAAAAGAATTTTAGACAAATACCCTGATGGCACAGAAGTGCCTATTGACCATCCATTAAGACACAGCTATTGGCTTTCTTTTATTAGGAAAAGACTTGAGTTATCTAAAACATTACTTTCGAAAGATGGTTTCTTGTCAGTTTCAATTGATGATAATGAATATGCTCAACTTAAATTATTGCTTGACTCGATTTTTCAAGAAAATGTAAAAACTATAGTCGTTAAAATGAGCGAAGCTTCTGGACTAAAAATGGCTTCAATAAAAAAAGCTGGGAGCATTCCAAAATATAAAGAGTATTTACTGATTGCTAAGCCATTTGGAGTTAAGAATTTATCTTTCGAACCGATTGCCAAAGAGAAATGGGATAATGAATATAATATTTTTATAGACAATTTTTCAAAAGAAAAAAGAGATATAATAGCTGAAATATCAACTAAAGTTAATATTATTGATGCTGACATTAAGATGGTTGACAAAATTTTAGCAGAAATAGAACTAAAAACTCTATCAGCTAAAATAGATGAAATTGGAATAAAAAATAAGAAAGAAGTTGAATTTTGGCGTCTTCAAAATGCTTGGCGTATTTGTAGAACTGCCGCAGGAGATTCCGTAAAACAATTAGCCGACAAAAAAAGGAGAACAGTAAAACAAACTATCTTCTCAGTTATTTCAAAACGAGATAAAGTATTATATATAGTAAAAGCCGATTATCCTGAAAATAGTAAAAAACCTCGTGTTCAAATACTTTTTGCTGATGACTATCTTAATGTTCACCCTGGTGATTTATGGACAGATATTAAAACTACGGGATTAGAAGCTGAGGGTGGTATTGATTTTAAGAACGGTAAAAAACCTCTTCAGTTATTAAAAAGAATAATTGCCGCCAACAAAAATAAGAATGCTATCATATTGGATTTTTTTGCTGGTTCAGGAACAACTGGTGAAGCTGTTATGGAATTAAATGAAATAGATAAAGGTCGAAGACAGTTTATTTTAGTAAATAACAATGATGAGGTTATAAATGGCAACAGGCACAGAATAATGACTGACGTATGTTATCCTCGAATTAAGAATGTTATTAATGGTTACAATAACAAGAAGGCTTTGGGCAATTCAATAAAATACTACAAAACAAATTTTGTCGGTAAAAACAATATTCTTAGTGCTAATGATAAAGACAAAATAGAGTTAGCTTATAACGCTGGTGCAATGCTTGCAATTGCCGAAAATACACTTGAAGAAGTTGAAAAAAATGGATACTACCAATTATTCGAAAACGAAGAGCGATATACAGCAGTATATTTTAGGGAGGAACTTGATAAATTTGATTTCTTTGTAACAAAGGTAAGTGAACTTAAAAAACCGGTTGTGATATATGTTTTTAGTTGGGAGAAAGAACTTGAATTTAGCGAGTTTGAGAATAATAAAAACATAGCTGTAAAAACGATACCTCAACCAATTTTAGAAATATATAAACAAATATATAACCTTACTTAA
- a CDS encoding helix-turn-helix transcriptional regulator, translated as MDLIERLETYRLERKISQQALAKKLGVSFATVNRWLNVKTKPNKIQSYHIEKLMKEKK; from the coding sequence ATGGATTTAATAGAAAGACTAGAAACATATCGTTTAGAACGCAAGATATCCCAACAGGCATTGGCAAAAAAACTGGGGGTATCGTTTGCTACGGTTAACCGCTGGTTAAACGTAAAAACAAAACCTAATAAAATACAGAGTTATCATATAGAGAAATTAATGAAAGAAAAAAAATAA